In Aspergillus luchuensis IFO 4308 DNA, chromosome 1, nearly complete sequence, the following are encoded in one genomic region:
- the xanC gene encoding transcription factor xanC (COG:S;~EggNog:ENOG410Q28I;~InterPro:IPR004827;~go_function: GO:0003700 - DNA-binding transcription factor activity [Evidence IEA];~go_process: GO:0006355 - regulation of transcription, DNA-templated [Evidence IEA]), with amino-acid sequence MSTKMRPPSKEDRNSNDAPGQKQDPIERRRLQNRLSQRNHRRKIRDRIAKLQERVIASELRAAASLNGWDHPSTLTPSPVDRMPPIFDTEGHPSSPIQDASSTLGSTYFPQSRVVCSSCNSALGSIPVLSSQPSFPSVYDTPNDLEATSPSSALRNSAYYPRSNPITPELQNMNNIYPSLDSNLPLTEQWNGTAQYPGSSFYYIATEASLPHIMQAINSGSSRPKAIIVLSPNNYPPGLPAPLPTSQSSPPGGSAVELPASSSPLGMHDSQCQCQGLMTSGDWISSGTSAPTICPIHQMQSGDNLQLMML; translated from the exons ATGTCCACGAAGATGCGGCCACCGTCAAAAGAAGACAGAAATTCCAACGATGCCCCAGGGCAGAAGCAGGACCCTATCGAGAGGAGAAGATTACAGAATCGGCTCTCACAACGAAACCATC GGCGCAAGATCCGAGATCGCATTGCCAAGCTCCAAGAACGCGTTATTGCCAGTGAGCTgcgagcagcagccagcttAAACGGTTGGGACCATCCCAGCACACTTACGCCGTCACCTGTCGATCGAATGCCGCCAATATTCGACACTGAAGGACATCCCTCATCTCCCATTCAGGATGCCTCGTCGACTTTGGGCTCCACGTACTTCCCACAATCAAGAGTCGTCTGTTCATCCTGCAATAGCGCTCTGGGCTCGATACCCGTCCTATCTTCTCAgccatccttcccctccgtATACGATACTCCGAATGACCTCGAGgccacctccccctcatccgCCCTGAGAAACAGTGCCTACTATCCTCGCTCGAATCCTATCACTCCTGAACTACAGAACATGAACAACATTTATCCCTCGTTGGACTCCAACCTTCCTCTCACTGAACAGTGGAATGGTACAGCTCAGTACCCAGGATCCTCCTTTTATTACATAGCAACAG AAGCGTCCCTTCCCCATATTATGCAAGCCATAAATTCTGGCTCATCACGTCCCAAGGCGATTATTGTACTTTCACCTAATAACTATCCGCCGGGTCTTCCAGCACCCCTCCCAACATCCCAGTCATCGCCACCTGGCGGCAGCGCAGTCGAATTGCCCGCGTCCTCGAGTCCACTGGGTATGCATGATTCGCAATGTCAATGCCAGGGCCTAATGACTTCAGGTGATTGGATCAGCTCGGGAACGTCGGCACCCACTATTTGTCCAATACACCAAATGCAGTCTGGAGATAATCTGCAGCTGATGATGCTTTGA
- a CDS encoding putative cytochrome P450 (COG:Q;~EggNog:ENOG410PI19;~InterPro:IPR036396,IPR001128,IPR017972,IPR002401;~PFAM:PF00067;~TransMembrane:1 (o257-279i);~go_function: GO:0005506 - iron ion binding [Evidence IEA];~go_function: GO:0016705 - oxidoreductase activity, acting on paired donors, with incorporation or reduction of molecular oxygen [Evidence IEA];~go_function: GO:0020037 - heme binding [Evidence IEA];~go_process: GO:0055114 - oxidation-reduction process [Evidence IEA]), whose translation MPSPIPKPPGVFLLGNVKDANAANPWNSFNKLAAKYRPICKVTILGVDIVLITGAALLEEICDETRFQKCVTGPIIEIREAVHSSLFTAKINEKEMSQWGVAHRIMAPLLTPGAVDQVFADMREVSTDLIKKWTAGPRQRVSVTNDLDRLNHAANMLCFFDQRLHCLEGPEPSLIKAMENATTEAVRRASRLKLVNWLFYQRKFNAYNKTLRDYSASCVEYRRAHPSAKKDMLYALMEGKDPETGEGLNDEQIVDEIINVFIGSATAPNLVAFGLYYLMKNPHVIKRAREEIDAVVGGPGAKIEHEHLSRLPYCLAIAQETMRLAAPAPGFNREAIQDQDGPVLLAGGEYEVPRKQALIAVLYGVNRDPAVFEDPDAFKPERMMGEAYEKLPSAVKKGFGNGKRVCIGKKYAWEWSYFTLVSILKDVEFELADKDYVTDGAGNNYNGAFTVKPLDFFAITGPRPRAG comes from the exons ATGCCGTCACCGATTCCCAAGCCCCCGGGGGTGTTCCTCCTCGGCAACGTGAAGGATGCGAATGCTGCGAACCCTTGGAACTCATTTAACAAACTCGCGGCCAAGTACC GTCCCATCTGCAAAGTCACCATCCTAGGCGTAGACATCGTCTTGATCACGGGAGCCGCCCTTCTCGAGGAAATCTGCGATGAGACCCGCTTTCAGAAATGTGTGACCGGCCCCATCATTGAAATTCGCGAAGCAGTACACTCCAGCTTGTTCACTGCAAAGATAAATGAAAAGGAAATGAGCCAGTGGGGAGTCGCTCATCGCATTATGGCGCCCCTGCTCACACCGGGGGCCGTTGACCAGGTCTTCGCGGATATGCGGGAGGTATCAACAGATCTGATCAAGAAATGGACCGCCGGCCCACGCCAGCGCGTCAGCGTCACCAACGACCTGGATCGCCTCAACCACGCGGCCAACatgctctgcttcttcgaccAGCGCCTACACTGCTTGGAAGGCCCAGAGCCGTCTCTCATCAAAGCCATGGAGAATGCCACTACAGAGGCCGTTCGTCGAGCATCCCGACTCAAACTCGTCAACTGGCTTTTCTACCAGCGCAAATTCAATGCTTACAACAAGACTCTGCGCGACTACTCCGCCAGTTGCGTCGAATACCGACGCGCTCACCCATCCGCCAAGAAGGACATGCTGTATGCTCTTATGGAGGGCAAGGACCCCGAGACCGGCGAAGGACTAAACGACGAACAAATCGTCGACGAAATCATCAACGTCTTCATCGGCAGCGCGACAGCCCCTAACCTCGTCGCCTTCGGCCTTTACTACCTCATGAAGAACCCACATGTGATTAAACGCGCCCGGGAGGAGATTGACGCTGTTGTCGGCGGCCCCGGTGCGAAGATCGAACACGAGCACCTCTCCCGCCTCCCTTACTGCCTTGCCATCGCCCAAGAAACCATGCGACTTGCCGCTCCAGCCCCCGGCTTCAACCGCGAAGCCATTCAAGACCAGGACGGCCCGGTCCTACTTGCCGGCGGTGAGTACGAAGTGCCGCGCAAACAGGCTCTCATCGCAGTCCTGTACGGTGTCAACCGCGACCCCGCCGTCTTCGAAGACCCCGACGCATTCAAGCCAGAGCGCATGATGGGCGAAGCATACGAAAAGCTACCCTCCGCGGTAAAGAAGGGCTTCGGTAACGGCAAGCGTGTTTGCATCGGAAAGAAATATGCCTGGGAATGGTCTTACTTCACCCTCGTCAGCATCCTCAAGGATGTCGAGTTCGAACTCGCTGACAAGGACTATGTCACTGATGGTGCGGGTAACAATTACAATGGCGCGTTCACTGTCAAACCgctggacttcttcgccATTACTGGTCCGCGCCCGAGAGCGGGCTGA
- a CDS encoding uncharacterized protein (CAZy:GT90;~COG:S;~EggNog:ENOG410PMW2;~InterPro:IPR006598;~PFAM:PF05686;~TransMembrane:1 (i17-36o);~antiSMASH:Cluster_1.13), whose protein sequence is MALSGCSRWRLRQSYHLCLFYITGFLSFLCIIIIWYCVNTDRDYVHPLLTQLIPAGHCACQTSTTFQCASCLTCSHPGLVQQLSPAPAWEFQPARDSSNEGLDRAQCTNAFPGLFEDVVRATGFWKSQGALAMEDLDEIPLAYGMARAFIHAGELYVVAARSKGEDHRRKIVAVLSSIHRALVADANRTSQRDIEFVFSVEDKVEDVTNSDHPVWTLARSATEEAVWLMPDFGFWAWENIQNSIGPYDQVVNRIKRADIPWSEKKPQLVWRGKPSFAPKLRRALMEAARDQPWGDVKQVDWDQRTNIIPMEDHCQYMFIAHVEGRSYSASLKYRQACNSVIVAHKLQYIQHHHYLLVPDGPQQNYVEVERDFSDLSDKLEPLLADPSLAERIANNSVRTFRERYLTKAAEACYWRRLFEGYGSVWNSSVPVWSEAYQRERGLRYESFLLMDSQLMFEFDALRLSY, encoded by the exons ATGGCGCTCTCCGGTTGCTCTCGCTGGCGCCTTCGACAAAGCTATCATCTCTGCCTCTTCTACATCACAGGCTTTCTGAGCTTTTtgtgcatcatcatcatctggtaTTGCGTCAATACCGATCGCGACTATGTTCACCCACTGTTGACCCAGTTGATCCCCGCCGGACACTGCGCCTGTcaaacctccaccaccttccaGTGCGCCAGCTGTCTGACATGTTCACATCCGGGCCTGGTACAACAACTGTCCCCAGCTCCGGCATGGGAATTTCAACCTGCTCGAGACAGCAGCAATGAAGGTCTTGATCGTGCCCAGTGTACGAATGCATTCCCCGGTCTTTTCGAAGATGTTGTTCGCGCCACGGGCTTTTGGAAGTCCCAGGGTGCGCTGGCTATGGAGGACTTGGACGAGATTCCTCTAGCATATGGCATGGCGCGGGCGTTTATCCACGCCGGCGAGCTGTATGTGGTCGCGGCGCGGTCCAAAGGTGAAGACCATCGACGTAAGATTGTCGCCGTACTGAGTTCAATTCACCGGGCGTTAGTCGCCGATGCCAATCGTACCTCGCAACGAGATATCGAGTTTGTGTTCTCCGTGGAGGACAAGGTAGAAGACGTGACGAACTCCGACCATCCTGTGTGGACCTTGGCACGATCCGCCACGGAGGAGGCTGTCTGGCTAATGCCTGACTTCGGGTTCTGGGCCTGGGAGAATATTCAGAATTCGATCGGGCCGTACGACCAAGTTGTTAACCGTATTAAACGCGCGGATATCCCTTGGTCAGAGAAGAAACCGCAGCTGGTCTGGCGAGGAAAGCCTAGCTTCGCCCCCAAATTGCGCCGCGCCTTGATGGAAGCTGCGCGAGATCAACCATGGGGGGATGTGAAGCAGGTCGACTGGGATCAGAGGACGAACATAATACCCATGGAGGATCATTGTCAGTATATGTTCATCGCTCATGTCGAAG GTCGCTCGTATTCTGCGTCACTGAAGTACCGGCAAGCATGCAACTCGGTCATTGTGGCGCATAAGCTGCAGTAtatccagcatcaccactACCTTCTCGTACCAGACGGGCCGCAGCAGAACTATGTCGAAGTTGAGCGGGATTTCAGCGACTTATCAGACAAGCTCGAACCTCTGTTGGCCGACCCCAGTCTTGCGGAGCGGATTGCCAACAACAGCGTGCGAACCTTCCGCGAGCGGTACCTGACCAAAGCAGCCGAGGCCTGTTACTGGCGCAGACTTTTCGAGGGGTATGGCAGCGTTTGGAACAGCAGCGTCCCCGTGTGGTCGGAAGCGTACCAGCGCGAACGTGGCCTCCGATACGAGTCGTTTCTCCTGATGGACAGCCAGCTGATGTTTGAGTTCGACGCGCTGAGATTGTCTTATTGA
- a CDS encoding uncharacterized protein (antiSMASH:Cluster_1.13), whose product MKVTLTLKRPRSAEDIAYLHESLKAIHPEVTETSREGLKICFAAPTMDTEAFVDLFLSWLHSSSPDVIMEGYALVSDI is encoded by the coding sequence ATGAAAGTGACTCTTACACTGAAACGGCCACGCTCCGCTGAAGACATTGCCTACCTGCATGAGTCCCTCAAAGCCATTCATCCAGAAGTCACTGAAACCTCGCGCGAAGGACTCAAAATATGTTTCGCGGCACCTACAATGGATACTGAAGCCTTCGTGGATCTGTTTCTTTCATGGCttcattcctcttccccgGATGTGATTATGGAGGGGTATGCTCTGGTTTCTGATATTTAG
- a CDS encoding uncharacterized protein (COG:Q;~EggNog:ENOG410PKKR;~InterPro:IPR017871,IPR027417,IPR003593,IPR011527, IPR003439,IPR036640;~PFAM:PF00005,PF00664;~SMCOG1288:ABC transporter related protein;~TransMembrane:15 (o32-51i72-93o105-123i135-155o161-179i311-335o409-431i498-518o530-551i870-893o913-944i989-1010o1016-1036i1103-1124o1130-1150i);~antiSMASH:Cluster_1.13;~go_component: GO:0016021 - integral component of membrane [Evidence IEA];~go_function: GO:0005524 - ATP binding [Evidence IEA];~go_function: GO:0016887 - ATPase activity [Evidence IEA];~go_function: GO:0042626 - ATPase-coupled transmembrane transporter activity [Evidence IEA];~go_process: GO:0055085 - transmembrane transport [Evidence IEA]) produces the protein MASSCSSAADRTFGPPIHGCAYLDFTLLFEQVIFGVVLSACFLPAVAWRILQLLGQSRKITLESNQHAKASICMKIILSLALICSQLILLMLWAMSPQYRNKFTIASASLSLVCSLGIPILSWKEHVRSVSPSNLLCFYLLLSTLLDGVQARTLWLRFPLTIAGTCTAGLGVRSLLLIAESQEKHKYLKPQFVDYSPERLGGMVNRVIFWWLNPLLARGARGLLNGSHLFPVDSNLSAEAVQAKFESKWLSTLKDRYGGQHKLLLTTLSCVRRTLLWAAIPRIGLIGLKIAQPLFLNCVIRYLSASTKDNAVGGALVGATVLIYLGTAATTSLYMHGLNRAITSVRSLLVTALYEKIQRLDAVTVNHSAALTLMSTDTETICNSLMRLDALFASPIEVGLAIFFLARQVSWACLASVGCALAAVSLSYVVAARSPPRQKIWNQAVQERIAISASVFNSIRSIKLLGFSSFVARRICDLRNAELERARGARMLIMWRNVVANIPQIAGPILTFTIFTMVSGSGVVTSANSFTVLALIALVTQPIQVFVHGITQMGVALGCFKRIQDYLDLPEVVAGQISYHSDKNQVPIKALSPSVLELEALPVNGKCLSVHNAAFKYADSTTPVLTNVNVEIHSSTLAIVTGATGSGKSSLLKSLIGAVPCVAGSYSKSGAIAYCAQEPWLPSVSVRECVTGPFYFDEEWYTTVLHACALDEDISAFSEGDRTCVGSGGTSLSGGQKQRLAIARAIYSRRKLLILDDVLSALDVITAKKVFDRAFGPKGLCKAHNAAVILACSDPERVTSPDTIINLHDSTTTSASPSEVLQDKIISIPSEIEVKPTEERTPITTGTEKRLIESRQDLPRRLGDFSVYKYYVNSMGLGSSTCFLGLIVVQVFGSKFPTLWLQYWSDNDFNYSLGVYLGVYGICAFVQLIGTILSITFLIIFLVAKSSRRLHTQLLTATMNAPYSFFTTHDSGTILNRFSQDLSQIDNQLSGALLMTIFGAGTLIAEVMLIAAGNKYIAITVPFVITVFYALQNFYLRTSRQLRLMELEAQSPLYTHFLETASGMDTIRAFGWQAAWAARCRQLVDRAIQPYYTMFCIQRWLNLVLDLMAAGLAIIVVTVAVTLGSSAHTGAIAVSLLNILGFSSSLSYLITSWTQLETTLGAIARVKSYEETVPREDAQNSELIQQPAQDWPSRGSIRFDHVYASYDAQQSPHQCILRDVTLSIHAGEKIAVCGRSGSGKSSLILLLFKLLEPIAGSVFVDEMDLRDVPCNVLRARLTVIPQDPLILPGTLRSNLDPSGEQFSDDTMLSALDTVGLGVDPSTGQCYSLDLEISNSTFSRGQHQLLSLARALLRQRETKILVLDEISGNVDVATERLMFQIVKDYFAHATVIAVTHRLRCIRDFDQVVTMQDGCVVETGRPGEFLGGQSLFRQLWDEQ, from the exons ATGGCAAGCTCTTGCAGCTCTGCAGCTGATAGGACATTTGGGCCGCCAATTCATGGCTGCGCCTACTTGGACTTTACCCTACTCTTTGAGCAGGTGATATTTGGTGTCGTCCTATCGGCATGTTTTCTCCCAGCCGTAGCCTGGAGGATACTGCAGCTCCTTGGGCAATCCAGGAAGATCACATTGGAATCAAACCAGCATGCCAAGGCATCTATCTGTATGAAGATCATTCTGAGCCTCGCTTTGATCTGCAGCCAACTTATTTTATTGATGCTCTGGGCAATGTCTCCTCAGTACCGCAATAAATTCACCATTGCATCGGCCTCCCTATCATTGGTATGCTCCCTCGGCATACCGATTCTGTCATGGAAAGAGCACGTACGATCGGTTTCGCCTTCCAATCTGCTTTGTTTTTATCTTCTACTTAGCACATTGCTTGATGGTGTACAGGCCCGGACATTATGGCTACGATTCCCCCTTACTATTGCGGGGACATGTACTGCAGGCCTGGGTGTTCGTTCCTTGTTGCTCATAGCAGAGTCACAAGAGAAACATAAATATTTGAAGCCACAATTCGTTGATTATTCTCCAGAAAGGTTAGGGGGCATGGTGAATCGTGTCATTTTCTGGTGGCTAAATCCCTTGCTGGCCCGCGGGGCCCGCGGGCTGTTGAATGGCAGCCATCTTTTCCCTGTTGATTCCAACCTCTCAGCTGAAGCAGTGCAGGCCAAGTTCGAGTCAAAATGGTTGTCGA CTCTGAAGGACCGCTATGGAGGCCAACATAAGCTACTGCTGACAACATTGTCTTGCGTTCGACGAACTTTGTTGTGGGCAGCAATCCCCCGAATTGGTCTCATCGGTCTCAAAATAGCGCAGCCGCTATTTCTTAATTGTGTCATTCGATATCTCTCTGCTTCAACTAAAGACAATGCTGTCGGAGGGGCGCTTGTTGGAGCTACAGTCTTGATCTATCTGGGAACGGCA GCCACGACGTCGCTATATATGCATGGGCTAAACCGTGCCATCACCAGTGTTCGCAGTCTTTTGGTTACTGCGCTCTACGAGAAGATACAACGACTGGACGCTGTTACGGTAAATCATTCAGCTGCGCTAACGTTGATGAGCACCGACACAGAAACCATCTGCAACAGCTTGATGCGATTAGACGCCCTGTTCGCTTCGCCTATCGAGGTCGGCCTTGCCATATTCTTCCTCGCACGACAAGTAAGTTGGGCATGCTTAGCATCGGTTGGATGTGCCTTGGCAGCCGTGTCCCTCAGCTATGTTGTAGCCGCCCGGTCACCCCCACGCCAGAAAATATGGAACCAGGCTGTCCAGGAGCGTATTGCAATCAGTGCATCTGTCTTCAATTCGATTAGGAGTATCAAGTTGCTcggattttcttcttttgtagCACGGCGAATATGTGATCTTCGCAACGCCGAGCTTGAACGCGCTCGGGGGGCCCGCATGCTTATAATGTGGAGAAATGTTGTTG CAAATATACCACAGATTGCCGGGCCTATTTTAACGTTTACGATTTTCACAATGGTCTCCGGAAGTGGTGTGGTCACTTCAGCAAACTCCTTTACCGTACTCGCCCTGATTGCTTTAGTCACTCAGCCTATACAAGTCTTTGTTCATGGAATAACCCAGATGGGAGTTGCTCTAGGTTGCTTCAAGCGAATTCAGGACTATCTTGATTTGCCCGAAGTTGTGGCCGGTCAGATCTCCTACCACAGTGACAAGAATCAGGTACCAATCAAAGCGCTCTCACCGAGCGTGCTTGAGCTAGAAGCCCTCCCCGTGAATGGCAAGTGTCTATCAGTACACAATGCCGCCTTCAAATATGCGGACTCAACCACGCCGGTTTTGACGAACGTGAACGTCGAGATACACTCCTCTACGCTGGCAATCGTCACAGGGGCTACCGGCTCTGGAAAGTCTTCGCTACTCAAAAGCCTCATAGGAGCAGTACCCTGCGTCGCTGGGTCTTACTCAAAGTCAGGGGCAATAGCTTACTGTGCACAAGAGCCTTGGTTGCCAAGTGTCTCTGTTAGGGAATGCGTGACTGGCCCTTTCTATTTTGACGAGGAATGGTATACCACTGTTCTCCATGCATGTGCGCTTGACGAAGACATCTCTGCTTTTTCGGAAGGAGACAGGACTTGTGTTGGCTCCGGTGGTACTTCACTAAGCGGTGGGCAGAAGCAGCGCTTGGCAATAGCGCGGGCCATATACTCGCGCAGAAAGCTCCTAATCCTCGACGACGTACTCAGTGCATTAGACGTTATCACAGCCAAGAAGGTTTTTGATCGCGCTTTTGGTCCTAAAGGATTATGCAAGGCCCACAATGCCGCGGTTATTCTTGCTTGCAGTGATCCCGAGCGCGTTACCTCACCTGATACGATTATAAACCTTCACGATAGCACAACCACATCAGCATCCCCATCTGAAGTGCTTCAAGACaagattatttctatacCGAGTGAGATTGAAGTTAAGCCTACCGAAGAACGAACTCCCATAACTACAGGGACGGAGAAAAGGCTCATAGAGTCCCGCCAGGACTTACCACGCCGTCTCGGTGACTTTTCTGTCTACAAATACTACGTAAATTCAATGGGCTTGGGATCGTCCACTTGCTTCTTAGGCCTCATAGTCGTGCAGGTATTCGGATCGAAATTCCCTACTCTATGGCTCCAATACTGGTCCGACAATGACTTCAACTACTCCCTCGGTGTTTACCTTGGGGTATACGGGATTTGTGCTTTCGTCCAGCTAATTGGCACCATCCTCAGCATCACATTCCTCATAATCTTCCTCGTTGCGAAAAGCTCCCGCCGCTTACACACACAGCTTCTAACGGCTACCATGAACGCACCCTATTCATTCTTCACCACGCACGACAGTGGTACTATCCTAAACAGATTCAGCCAGGACCTTTCCCAAATCGACAACCAACTATCGGGCGCATTGCTCATGACCATCTTCGGCGCAGGAACGCTAATCGCTGAAGTTATGCTCATCGCCGCAGGAAACAAATACATCGCTATCACGGTGCCATTCGTGATCACTGTTTTCTACGCTCTGCAGAACTTTTACCTGCGGACTTCACGTCAGCTACGGCTCATGGAACTCGAAGCACAGAGCCCGCTTTACACACACTTCCTTGAGACGGCCTCGGGCATGGACACTATCCGTGCATTTGGCTGGCAAGCCGCATGGGCGGCGCGGTGTCGACAACTGGTCGATAGGGCGATCCAACCGTATTACACAATGTTTTGTATCCAGCGTTGGCTGAACCTCGTCCTCGACCTCATGGCAGCGGGTTTGGCAATTATTGTTGTCACCGTGGCGGTTACGCTAGGATCATCAGCGCATACTGGAGCTATTGCAGTTTCTTTGCTGAATATCTTGGGGTTCAGTAGCAGCTTATCGTATCTCATTACTTCGTGGACACAATTGGAGACGACTCTTGGTGCGATCGCCCGCGTCAAGAGTTATGAAGAGACTGTCCCAAGGGAAGATGCCCAAAACAGTGAGCTTATACAACAGCCTGCCCAGGACTGGCCATCTCGCGGCTCGATCAGGTTCGACCACGTCTATGCAAGCTACGACGCCCAACAGAGCCCTCATCAATGCATTCTGCGCGATGTTACTCTGTCGATTCACGCCGGAGAAAAGATAGCAGTCTGCGGTagaagtggaagtggtaAAAGCtctctcatccttcttctttttaaacTTCTTGAACCTATCGCGGGCTCTGTGTTTGTTGACGAGATGGACCTGCGCGACGTTCCCTGCAACGTTCTGCGGGCCCGACTTACCGTTATACCCCAAGAtccactcatcctcccagGAACACTACGATCCAACCTCGATCCAAGCGGGGAACAGTTCTCTGACGATACAATGCTCTCAGCTCTGGATACCGTAGGTCTAGGGGTGGATCCAAGCACAGGGCAGTGTTATTCGCTAGACCTTGAAATAAGTAATTCGACTTTCTCGCGCGGCCAACACCAGCTGTTAAGTCTAGCGAGAGCGTTACTTCGGCAGAGAGAAACGAAGATCCTTGTTCTGGATGAGATCAGTGGAAATGTTGATGTCGCTACAGAGCGGTTGATGTTCCAGATCGTCAAAGACTATTTCGCACATGCGACCGTAATCGCAGTGACGCATCGGTTGAGATGTATTCGGGACTTTGATCAAGTTGTGACTATGCAGGATGGCTGTGTTGTCGAGACTGGGAGACCAGGGGAGTTTCTCGGTGGGCAGAGTTTGTTTAGGCAGTTGTGGGACGAGCAGTGA